The Flavobacterium johnsoniae UW101 genomic interval CTTGATTTGAGTCATAACCCAATTTCTGATGCTGAAAGAAATAAGATCCGCAGACTGCTTTCAAACGAAGTCGAAATTGTATTTTAGAAATTAATGCAATAAAATTAAATGTAACCTTTTTTTAAGATGAATGAATTTTTGGATTTTCTTACTCAAAACGAAATAGACGGAGCGGGTGTTATATTCCTGATGATTTTCAGTTTGGGAATTGCCTTCTTTCAAACGGTTATTTTTTCAGGTTTATTTAATCTAAAATTTCCGGACTGGCTTTTTTTCATTGTGTCTCCTTTGTTTGTCGGAATCAGTTTCCTGATTCATAAAAGTTATCCTTTTGCGGTTATTTTATTCTTATTTGCTTCTGTTTTTTTATTTGCCATTATCGGAATGATTTATTCCGGCATTCGAAGCAGTAAACAAGAAAAGGAAGAAAGAGAAAAATTCAATACTAAACATAATATTCAAAAAACACCTTTAGATAAAAAACTTCTTGGTTTTTTGGTTGGTGCCTGCATTATCGGTGCTTTCTTTTATTTGGCGCAAAGTGGTAATTTAAAACTCTTATTTCTAATTATTCCTGGTTTTATTATTATCAGTAATATCTTTTTTCCAAGTAAAAAGAGTAAGTTTATGAGGCTTCAATCTATTCTGCCGACTTCAAAAATTGCTTCTGCAGCAATGGGACAGGTTGAAGTTGTAGGAGATTTAGAAGAAATAGAACCTATTATTTCGCCTTATTTCAGCAAGCCATGTATTGGTTATTATTATAAAATTGAAAAAGAAAGCAAGCCGGATGATGATGGAAGAACAACTTACAGCACCATATTTACTGAATGCAAAACGGGCAGGTTTAAAATAAAAGATGAAACCGGATCTGTAATTGTGGATGGGGAAGGACTGGAGTATTATTTTGACCGAATTGATAACCAGCAGGGCGGTAAAACGAGGCATACTGAAACGTATTTGAAAACCAACGATTATATGCTGCTTATTGGTTATGCTTCTTCAGATAATGGAGACGTATTTATCAAAAAAGGCGATTCAGATTCTGTTTTTGGTATTGCGCTTCCCAGAAGTATTTCTTTTAGAAATAAATACAAACCGCTTTTAGATTCTCTTTTAACAACCTTGTTTTTTATAACGCTTATACTCATTTATATCATTTTAAATTAAAGAATTATGACTGTTCAAAATATTGCATTAATTGCCGGAATACTGCTTCTGATTATATTTTTTAATTTATTTATCAGAATTTATAATAAGCTGGTTATGCTGAAAAACAACTACGAAAAAGCCTTTAGAAATATCGATGTTATTTTGATGCAGAGAGCAGATGAAGTACCGGAGTTGGTAAAAATAGTTTCTAAATTTATGGAGCACGAAACAGCAATGCTCACTAGTTTGACTAAATTAAGAACAGATTTTCTAAACTCAAAAACAGTCGATGAAAAAATTGAAAATGCGAATGAGTTTTCAAAAGCAATGAAAAATCTTTTTGCGGTTTCTGAAAATTATCCAACTCTTGCTTCTAACGCTAATTTTTTGGAATTACAAAAAAGAGTTTCGCAGATGGAAGATAAAATTGCAGACAGACGTGAGTTTTTCAACGACAGTGTTAATCTTTACAATGTAGGAATTCAGGAGTTTCCTAATTTTATTCTGGCCAAAATAGCCGGATACAAAACACAAAGTTTATTTGACGTTTCACCAGAGGAAAAAAAATACGATGGGATTCAGCTTTAATACTTTTTTTGGTTACGAAAATCAAATAAACGAACTTAAAGATCAGGTTTTGATTTATGGTTTTGCCGGAATAATTTTTGGTATTCTTGGGTTATTGTTTATTGCTGTATTGTTAAGAAAGATTGGTTTAAATACTATAAACAGTTTTTTTGTTAATCCATTAATGCTGGCTTTGGGTTTAACACTTTTAGTATCAATTCTGCCTACGATTATTTTGTATGTTGTGGCTTTGGATATTTCGGGCGTAAAAATCGTGTACAGCTGGATTACCATTTTTATCGGAATGGTTTTGTATGTAATGTTCAATCTTGAAACTATTAAAAGTTTTTTTAAAGAATTTGGTAAAATGACCGAACAGCAGGAATTTAGAAATAGAAAAAGATAAATATAATATAGAAAAGGCTTCCAGATTATTGGAAGCCTTTTTTTTAGAAAATATTCTAATTACTATTTTTTTACAATTGTCTGGCTGATCGAACCATCTGTAGTAAATATTTTTGCTAGATAAGTTCCAGAAGCTAAACTGCCCAAATCGATAGATTCATTTCCTTTTTGAGATGTTTTGACTAAAACTCCTAAAACATTGTAAATCTGTACCTTTTCAACTTTCTGATTTTGATCAGATAAGTATAACGTTCCAGATACTGGATTTGGATATAAAAATGGTTTAGAGCTTGCTGTATCCAGAGATTCTGGGTGAACCGTTTTAAGCGTTGCAGTATTGTAAGCCGTAACCATGTAGAATAGGTTTGAAGTATCTTTTTTGGCTATTGTATGATTTCCTGCCGCAAGTGATACCGTCACAATTCCATTTGAAGCTGTTTTATCTACATTATCAACTTTTATTGTACCTGCAGCTTCTACAAAAACTAAAGTCAGTGTGCTGGCCTGAGTCGTTGTAAAAGTAATACTTGTA includes:
- a CDS encoding LemA family protein — encoded protein: MTVQNIALIAGILLLIIFFNLFIRIYNKLVMLKNNYEKAFRNIDVILMQRADEVPELVKIVSKFMEHETAMLTSLTKLRTDFLNSKTVDEKIENANEFSKAMKNLFAVSENYPTLASNANFLELQKRVSQMEDKIADRREFFNDSVNLYNVGIQEFPNFILAKIAGYKTQSLFDVSPEEKKYDGIQL